A region of Paenibacillus sp. JNUCC-31 DNA encodes the following proteins:
- a CDS encoding AraC family transcriptional regulator, whose amino-acid sequence MNGLYLYDPIQPELLYLHRVTTYKLETSYHRHDAYEIYLFLRGNVNFYIENRCYHLEPGDLLVISPEEMHRSFIMDESEYERITINLKKSYLQRLSTTATNLSACFDYRPKGKGNIVHLHDCQMKQFLQLAEELEYALASDAYGMDIKINATIAQLLVLINQSFHDTTFIPTDIMPEIVRQTMDYVEANITQEITLPKLAETFYLNSTYISRQFKKHTGLTLRSYILNRRIELARYYLSDGMSITDACFQSGFSDYANFIRSFTKVAGISPGRFVKQKRSPAELFFSFENDTPKKNRPADGYNAYAQHERINTKMMNNKQASFLEDSFDTSAIILLEP is encoded by the coding sequence GTGAACGGACTTTATTTGTATGATCCCATCCAGCCGGAACTCTTATATCTGCACCGCGTGACCACATATAAGCTGGAAACCTCTTATCATCGCCACGATGCCTATGAGATCTACCTTTTCCTTCGTGGTAACGTTAACTTTTATATTGAGAATCGCTGTTACCATTTGGAACCGGGCGATTTGCTTGTCATTTCTCCGGAAGAAATGCACCGTTCTTTTATCATGGACGAATCCGAATATGAACGAATTACCATTAATCTCAAGAAATCATACTTGCAACGGCTCTCCACTACAGCAACAAATCTGTCCGCATGTTTTGATTACCGTCCAAAGGGAAAAGGAAATATCGTACATTTGCATGATTGCCAAATGAAGCAGTTCCTTCAGCTGGCTGAAGAGCTGGAGTATGCTCTTGCTTCGGACGCGTATGGAATGGACATCAAAATCAACGCAACGATTGCGCAGCTGCTTGTACTGATTAATCAGTCGTTTCACGATACAACCTTCATTCCTACGGACATCATGCCAGAGATTGTTCGTCAAACGATGGATTATGTTGAAGCGAATATTACGCAGGAGATTACACTTCCGAAGCTTGCCGAGACGTTTTATCTGAACAGTACCTATATTAGCCGGCAGTTCAAAAAGCATACCGGACTGACGCTTCGTTCTTACATCCTGAATCGGCGTATTGAGCTCGCCAGATATTACCTGTCGGACGGGATGAGCATTACAGATGCCTGCTTTCAGTCGGGATTCAGCGACTATGCCAACTTCATTCGCAGTTTCACCAAGGTCGCCGGAATCTCTCCGGGCAGATTTGTCAAACAAAAGCGAAGTCCTGCCGAGCTATTCTTTTCCTTTGAGAATGATACACCGAAAAAAAACCGCCCTGCGGACGGATACAACGCTTATGCCCAGCATGAACGCATCAACACTAAAATGATGAACAACAAACAAGCTTCGTTTCTGGAAGACTCCTTCGATACTTCTGCCATCATTTTGCTAGAACCGTAA
- a CDS encoding glycoside hydrolase family 43 protein, producing MKNNSVSNASEQTEKSEQSTYVSSIKAAIGKMPQNGNPLVAHKFGADPYALVFNNRVYLYMTSDTLEHDADGLPQNNSFKSINRLTIISSDDLLNWIDHGEIQVAGPQGAATWATQSWAPAAAHQIMDGEDRFFLYFSNNGSGIGVLSAPSPVGPWTDPIGKALITSETPGVEGVPWVFDPAVLVDDDHRAYIYFGGGVPEGKAERPDTARVMPLGEDMTSVVGRAKVIPAPYMFEDAGIHKYNNIYYFTYCSNFHEGIRPEGSPPAGEIAYMTSDQPMGPWTYRGSILKNPGHFFGVGGNNHHAIFQFAEHWYMAYHAQTLSQALDVPDGYRSTHLNRIHFGESDGHIYEMDADYQGVDQVKLFNPFQRVNAATMGWSAGVKTVRVNSYGTESSRDESEVIVTDMENGSWIALSKVDFGHEGAASFSATISNSGTEGFVALHLDHPDGPLIGQLLIQASDMNHTWQEYSAPVTGAQGVHDLYIVVGGRTNEKPLIHMSQWRFDQK from the coding sequence ATGAAAAATAATTCGGTTTCAAATGCCAGTGAACAAACGGAAAAAAGCGAACAGTCTACCTATGTGTCAAGTATTAAGGCAGCTATCGGTAAAATGCCTCAAAACGGAAATCCACTGGTTGCCCATAAGTTTGGAGCCGATCCCTATGCCTTAGTGTTTAATAATCGGGTCTATTTGTATATGACAAGTGATACACTGGAGCACGATGCGGACGGACTTCCTCAGAATAACAGCTTCAAATCCATCAATCGGCTTACCATCATCTCCTCAGATGATTTGCTCAACTGGATCGACCACGGCGAAATTCAGGTTGCCGGACCGCAAGGTGCAGCTACATGGGCTACGCAATCCTGGGCGCCCGCTGCTGCCCATCAAATCATGGATGGTGAGGACCGATTTTTCCTGTATTTCTCCAATAATGGAAGCGGTATTGGGGTGCTGTCTGCTCCAAGTCCGGTAGGACCCTGGACAGATCCTATTGGTAAAGCACTCATTACCAGCGAGACTCCGGGGGTTGAAGGTGTGCCGTGGGTATTCGATCCGGCCGTGCTTGTCGATGATGATCACAGAGCTTATATCTATTTCGGGGGTGGAGTTCCGGAAGGAAAAGCAGAGAGGCCCGACACGGCAAGAGTCATGCCATTGGGAGAAGATATGACCAGTGTAGTAGGCCGGGCCAAGGTTATCCCTGCGCCGTACATGTTTGAGGATGCGGGGATACACAAATATAACAACATTTACTACTTCACGTACTGCTCCAATTTTCACGAAGGCATCCGCCCAGAGGGCAGTCCGCCGGCTGGTGAAATTGCTTATATGACAAGCGACCAGCCAATGGGACCTTGGACGTATAGAGGAAGTATTCTCAAAAATCCGGGGCACTTTTTTGGCGTCGGCGGCAATAACCATCATGCCATTTTTCAATTTGCGGAGCACTGGTACATGGCTTATCACGCCCAGACTTTATCCCAAGCTCTGGATGTCCCTGACGGCTATCGTTCCACACATCTGAACCGAATTCACTTCGGTGAGTCTGACGGACACATCTATGAGATGGATGCAGATTATCAAGGGGTTGATCAGGTAAAGCTGTTTAACCCATTTCAGCGCGTAAATGCTGCGACCATGGGATGGAGTGCGGGAGTGAAGACGGTGAGAGTCAACTCATATGGTACTGAATCTTCCCGTGATGAATCGGAGGTTATCGTCACGGATATGGAAAATGGCAGCTGGATCGCTCTGTCAAAGGTTGATTTTGGTCATGAAGGAGCAGCCAGCTTTAGCGCAACGATCTCCAATAGCGGTACCGAGGGTTTTGTAGCCCTTCACCTGGATCATCCTGACGGACCATTAATCGGACAGCTTCTCATCCAAGCATCAGACATGAACCATACGTGGCAGGAATACTCAGCCCCAGTTACAGGCGCACAGGGCGTTCATGATTTATATATTGTGGTTGGTGGAAGAACGAATGAGAAGCCTCTCATTCACATGAGCCAATGGAGATTTGATCAAAAATAA
- a CDS encoding family 43 glycosylhydrolase has product MIISEVEKEKEYHYILSYTRSPQEKKIYAPRLAYSMHLAYSEDGSNYRALNHNSGVLFAKATENENGTLNAKSLHNPYIFILQDGTYGVVAVRTEAEGQHDTESKGAVLFFHSSDLLHYREIGLIDLKGGVHVHDVMCEYNELTHSNVIRWRDEHGCFFQNTMQNLFRLTSASTPTRTEAFVLTSASPDIEGIIPRNVLRVPRQVAQRAVHRLTPPANIAIQVPDRIIATSTEDLKALKAIAKYSDGTTSLKKVDWNGDMVTWEEEGTYLVTGTVVQEHYAFPIAANRADPCITKWKSKYYFVATNDEDHNQTLYIRESDTIAGLVEARETLILDTSTYDDIKGLLWAPELHIIADELYLFHAATSGDFLNEECHVMKLRTGGNPTHAADWSRPQRVLRNDGTYLCEAGKVISLDMTVFKWNDEYYASWSERQFVPVDRGAWLYIAKLDSKEPWRLSSEPVLLSKPDYGWANNHTYVDEGPFALIRNGKLFLTFASAAVDATYCVGLLTLNTNGDLLNPEQWTKWNYPLLTSRSVTGEFGPGHNSYVLDDEGITWNVYHARPGLDAPRACGIRRVHFDIDGYPVLDLTEDRDLKREFVNVSVEVVVKHD; this is encoded by the coding sequence ATGATAATATCAGAAGTGGAAAAGGAAAAGGAGTATCACTATATCCTCTCCTATACCCGTTCTCCTCAAGAAAAAAAGATCTACGCACCCAGGCTTGCCTACAGCATGCACCTTGCCTACAGTGAAGATGGATCAAATTACCGTGCGCTCAACCATAACTCAGGTGTATTGTTTGCAAAGGCAACGGAAAATGAGAATGGCACCTTGAATGCCAAAAGTTTGCATAATCCATATATATTCATTCTTCAAGATGGTACATATGGCGTTGTTGCAGTGCGAACAGAAGCCGAAGGACAACACGATACAGAGAGCAAGGGAGCTGTGTTGTTTTTTCATTCATCTGATCTGCTGCATTATAGAGAAATCGGTCTAATTGACCTGAAAGGCGGTGTACATGTCCATGACGTGATGTGTGAATATAATGAGTTAACCCATTCCAATGTGATCCGATGGAGAGATGAGCATGGCTGCTTTTTTCAAAATACGATGCAGAATCTCTTTCGCCTAACAAGTGCTTCCACCCCGACAAGGACAGAGGCATTTGTACTGACATCGGCATCCCCGGATATTGAAGGAATCATTCCGCGCAATGTGCTTCGGGTTCCACGTCAAGTTGCACAGCGCGCAGTCCACCGACTAACACCGCCTGCTAATATAGCGATCCAAGTCCCGGACCGTATCATAGCCACATCCACTGAAGATTTGAAAGCGCTTAAGGCAATCGCAAAATACAGCGATGGTACGACTTCCCTCAAGAAAGTGGATTGGAATGGGGACATGGTAACGTGGGAGGAGGAAGGCACTTATCTTGTGACAGGTACGGTTGTACAGGAGCATTATGCATTTCCCATCGCTGCCAACCGTGCAGATCCCTGCATTACAAAATGGAAATCCAAGTACTATTTTGTAGCAACAAATGATGAAGATCATAACCAAACGCTGTATATTCGGGAATCGGATACGATAGCGGGTCTCGTTGAAGCCCGGGAAACCTTGATTCTGGACACCAGCACATATGACGATATTAAAGGTTTGTTGTGGGCGCCTGAGCTGCATATCATTGCAGATGAGTTATACCTTTTTCATGCAGCTACCTCGGGTGATTTTCTGAATGAAGAATGCCATGTGATGAAACTGAGAACTGGTGGTAACCCAACTCATGCAGCGGATTGGTCCAGACCCCAGCGCGTGCTTCGAAATGATGGAACCTATCTGTGTGAAGCCGGAAAAGTAATTTCCCTCGACATGACGGTTTTTAAATGGAACGATGAATATTATGCGTCGTGGTCTGAGCGCCAGTTTGTACCTGTAGATCGTGGAGCATGGCTTTACATTGCCAAACTTGATTCCAAAGAGCCATGGAGGTTGAGCAGTGAACCCGTCTTGTTGTCCAAACCGGATTACGGCTGGGCAAACAATCACACGTATGTCGATGAAGGGCCGTTCGCCCTCATCCGAAACGGCAAGCTGTTTTTAACATTTGCGAGTGCAGCTGTAGACGCCACCTATTGTGTAGGGCTTCTAACCCTGAATACAAATGGCGATTTGCTGAACCCGGAGCAATGGACAAAATGGAATTATCCTCTGTTAACTTCCAGGAGTGTTACAGGAGAATTTGGACCGGGACACAATTCCTATGTATTGGATGATGAAGGGATTACATGGAATGTTTACCATGCCAGACCCGGCTTGGATGCACCTCGTGCTTGCGGAATTCGCCGTGTCCATTTTGACATCGATGGATATCCGGTTCTGGATTTAACCGAGGATCGCGATCTAAAACGAGAATTTGTTAATGTATCTGTTGAGGTAGTGGTGAAACATGACTAG
- a CDS encoding glycoside hydrolase family 43 protein, which produces MFANPIIWADYPDLDVIRVDDTYYMVSTTMHMMPGCVILRSYDLIHWETATYVYDRLDDTPAQRLEEGQQIYGKGMWAASLRRHNDTFYVIFVANDTQKTYLYTAQEITGPWTKQYVEGFYHDCSLFFDDDNRVYLIHGNAEIYLTELSSDLSGPKEGGVHRMIVKDKQPYFLGYEGAHFYKINGKYVVFLIHISKASGRRSQACYTADSLEDEFVGGEVFNDDMGYFNSGVAQGGIVDTPVGDWYAMLFQDHGAIGRIPVLVPLHFENDIPVFAKQAPKQILIPSTRPDYTYKPLVGSDSFYYEPGDDGSVRLNDFWQWNHSPHDDLWSVTDKPGVYRIQSGHIRPNLTFAVNTLTQRAMGPVCEAIVTLDGSGLKDGDYAGLCFLIGTYGLIALTRNEGRFYLVMLARSSEDSSIFGNLIDAEPATEYARIPIGETEVKLKAIGNFVDNQDECTFFYLEGTEWKPLGITHKMIYKLDHFMGCRIGLFLYSTTMIGGMADFSNFEYQVLLPDKQNE; this is translated from the coding sequence ATGTTTGCAAACCCGATTATTTGGGCTGATTATCCGGATCTGGATGTGATTCGGGTCGATGATACCTATTATATGGTCAGTACAACGATGCATATGATGCCAGGCTGCGTCATCCTGCGATCCTATGATTTGATTCATTGGGAGACCGCTACTTATGTGTACGATAGACTTGATGACACACCCGCCCAGCGTTTGGAGGAAGGCCAGCAGATTTACGGCAAAGGCATGTGGGCTGCCTCGCTTCGACGCCATAACGATACGTTCTACGTCATTTTTGTTGCCAATGATACGCAAAAGACATATTTGTACACTGCCCAGGAAATAACGGGTCCATGGACGAAGCAGTATGTGGAAGGTTTTTATCATGATTGCTCGCTGTTTTTTGACGATGATAATCGAGTTTACCTGATTCATGGAAATGCCGAGATTTATCTGACTGAATTAAGTTCCGATCTCTCTGGACCCAAAGAGGGCGGAGTACATCGCATGATCGTAAAAGACAAACAGCCTTATTTCCTTGGCTATGAAGGTGCCCACTTCTATAAAATTAACGGGAAATATGTTGTGTTTCTGATCCACATTTCCAAGGCTTCCGGCAGAAGATCACAGGCTTGTTATACGGCTGATTCACTGGAAGATGAGTTTGTTGGCGGGGAAGTATTCAATGATGATATGGGGTATTTCAATTCAGGGGTAGCCCAGGGAGGAATCGTAGATACGCCGGTCGGAGACTGGTATGCCATGCTGTTTCAGGATCATGGTGCCATCGGACGCATACCCGTGCTGGTCCCGCTGCACTTCGAGAACGATATTCCGGTGTTTGCCAAGCAAGCGCCGAAGCAAATCCTGATTCCGAGCACGAGACCGGATTATACATACAAACCTCTGGTTGGGAGCGACAGCTTTTATTATGAACCCGGCGATGACGGAAGTGTACGACTGAATGATTTTTGGCAATGGAACCATAGCCCGCACGATGACCTCTGGTCCGTTACCGACAAACCGGGCGTTTATCGAATTCAATCCGGTCATATTCGTCCCAATCTGACCTTTGCTGTTAATACGCTGACGCAGCGCGCAATGGGACCCGTATGTGAAGCCATTGTCACACTGGATGGAAGCGGCCTGAAGGACGGTGATTATGCAGGACTGTGTTTTTTGATTGGCACATATGGTTTGATTGCACTTACGAGGAATGAAGGCCGTTTTTATCTGGTCATGCTGGCAAGAAGCAGTGAAGATTCAAGCATCTTCGGTAATCTGATCGATGCGGAGCCAGCCACCGAATACGCAAGAATCCCTATAGGGGAAACAGAAGTTAAGCTCAAGGCCATTGGGAATTTTGTGGACAATCAGGACGAGTGCACGTTCTTCTATCTGGAAGGCACGGAGTGGAAGCCGCTGGGTATCACTCACAAGATGATTTATAAGCTGGATCATTTTATGGGATGCCGGATCGGGTTGTTTTTATATTCGACAACAATGATCGGGGGAATGGCTGATTTTTCGAATTTTGAATATCAGGTGCTGCTGCCGGATAAGCAGAATGAATAG
- a CDS encoding sensor histidine kinase, whose protein sequence is MIKFPAQSWRSSIFARLVVTYLIFVLPLILLGTYLYNWSYDNASQEISSSTERRLARYLEELNREMEWMELQQFDIVEDRKLNRLAILWNMMDQVDRRETLNYLAERLATFKNSSVYIKNVHVHIRTIGKSVSATYGIDDYNSDSYNYFSSGDQGKGTRFRIKDGGMNLSAVKQAGKKGEAPLFAVQVELDTEQFQHALTQLNLYSDSGSFLMEEKTGLIITDLSQHDFILSEYRDHIAKKDYGAFQVKVDGIRYYVSQSRMEPLGLSVATYLPEESVKRPLSKFYHWAWLFAITSFVAISAFLYSSYKLIHIPLLLLVKRFKKMETGVLDIPIVHERKDEFGFLYTRFNQMLEKLQLLIDRDFKQTMMTQRAELKQLQSQINPHFLYNSFFILNSLARTGDTERIEQFTNMLGEYFRFITRNETDQVRLEEEASHSRIYTEIQKLRFSRRIQADFGDLPMTMERIRVPRLIIQPIIENAYEHSLEKMTDPGMLRVRFGIKEQIAEISVEDNGHELEDHHIEALQRRILEKSDSDEMTGLINIHRRLVLTYGEESGLFLTRSELSGLKVTIRIHLEGREDGCIDF, encoded by the coding sequence TTGATTAAATTCCCGGCCCAATCATGGCGCAGCAGCATCTTCGCACGACTGGTCGTGACCTATCTGATCTTTGTTCTTCCGCTAATCCTGTTAGGGACGTATCTGTACAACTGGAGTTATGACAATGCCAGCCAGGAAATATCATCATCAACGGAAAGACGGCTTGCCCGTTATCTCGAAGAACTGAATCGAGAAATGGAATGGATGGAGTTGCAGCAGTTTGACATTGTAGAAGACAGAAAGCTGAACAGGCTTGCCATTCTTTGGAACATGATGGATCAGGTAGATCGTCGAGAAACACTGAACTATCTGGCCGAAAGGCTGGCTACATTTAAAAATAGCAGTGTCTATATCAAGAATGTCCATGTGCATATTCGCACGATTGGCAAAAGCGTCTCTGCTACCTACGGAATTGATGATTACAACAGCGATTCCTATAACTACTTCAGCTCAGGCGACCAGGGGAAAGGAACCCGTTTTAGAATAAAGGACGGTGGAATGAACCTGAGTGCCGTGAAGCAGGCTGGAAAAAAGGGAGAGGCTCCGTTATTCGCGGTCCAGGTTGAGCTGGATACAGAACAATTTCAACATGCACTGACCCAGCTTAATCTTTACTCTGACAGCGGTTCTTTCCTGATGGAGGAAAAAACGGGTCTTATCATTACAGACCTTTCGCAGCATGATTTTATCCTCTCTGAATATCGCGACCATATAGCCAAGAAAGACTATGGTGCATTTCAGGTGAAGGTGGATGGCATACGCTATTATGTCAGTCAGAGCCGTATGGAGCCTCTCGGCTTGTCTGTAGCCACGTATTTGCCGGAAGAGAGTGTGAAGAGGCCACTCAGCAAGTTCTATCATTGGGCCTGGTTGTTTGCCATTACATCATTTGTTGCTATTTCGGCCTTCCTATATTCCAGTTATAAGCTCATCCACATTCCTCTGCTTTTGCTCGTCAAAAGGTTTAAAAAAATGGAGACCGGGGTGCTGGATATTCCTATCGTGCACGAGCGTAAGGATGAGTTTGGCTTCCTGTATACCCGTTTTAATCAGATGCTTGAGAAGCTTCAGTTGCTGATCGATCGGGATTTCAAACAAACGATGATGACGCAGCGTGCCGAATTGAAGCAGCTTCAGTCCCAGATTAATCCCCACTTTTTATATAACAGTTTCTTTATCCTCAATTCACTTGCAAGAACAGGGGATACGGAGCGAATTGAACAATTCACCAACATGCTTGGCGAATATTTCAGGTTTATTACCCGGAACGAAACGGATCAGGTAAGGCTGGAAGAAGAGGCATCCCATTCACGGATTTATACCGAAATCCAGAAGCTGCGTTTCTCCAGACGCATACAGGCAGATTTCGGGGATTTGCCAATGACAATGGAGCGCATTCGTGTTCCCCGATTGATCATACAACCAATCATTGAGAATGCTTATGAGCACAGTCTGGAAAAAATGACCGATCCGGGCATGCTTCGAGTTCGGTTTGGCATCAAGGAACAGATCGCAGAGATTAGTGTGGAGGACAATGGCCATGAATTGGAGGATCACCATATTGAGGCGCTTCAACGACGTATACTGGAAAAAAGCGACTCGGATGAAATGACCGGTTTAATAAACATCCATCGACGCCTGGTGCTGACATACGGGGAAGAAAGCGGGTTGTTTTTGACAAGAAGTGAACTGTCGGGATTAAAGGTCACAATCCGAATTCATTTGGAAGGAAGGGAAGATGGATGTATCGACTTTTGA
- a CDS encoding helix-turn-helix transcriptional regulator: MNTIFYVGYDAAHPADFIYDIPEGHDFWLLILTQTPAEFWVNGEIKAYPANCAVLYPPYQKIMYRACSDQYVNDWVRFLSDESYVLETAIPLGTPILLPDPGYCHQLFQLLATENFLQCDYRELSIDYLFRIMFNKLLEASQSIENKPHYQDLLHLRKAINHNPGLEWSVSIMADYVHLSPGYLQSLYKTTFGISCMEDVIQSRIRLAKERLIHGQSRISDISELCGYRNVEHFSRQFRQVVGCTPRSYRRSIMSPS, from the coding sequence ATGAATACTATTTTTTATGTCGGTTACGATGCCGCTCATCCTGCTGATTTCATTTATGACATACCCGAAGGTCATGATTTCTGGCTTCTCATTCTTACACAGACTCCAGCAGAATTCTGGGTAAACGGTGAGATAAAAGCATATCCGGCCAATTGTGCCGTCTTATACCCGCCTTATCAGAAAATCATGTATCGTGCATGCTCGGATCAATACGTGAATGACTGGGTTCGTTTTCTTTCCGATGAATCGTATGTACTGGAAACAGCTATCCCGTTGGGCACTCCCATTCTTCTTCCGGATCCCGGTTATTGTCATCAGTTGTTTCAATTGCTGGCTACCGAAAATTTTCTTCAGTGTGACTACCGTGAGCTCTCCATTGATTATTTGTTTCGGATTATGTTTAACAAGCTTCTGGAAGCCTCTCAGTCCATCGAAAATAAGCCTCATTATCAGGATCTTCTTCATTTGCGGAAAGCCATTAACCACAATCCGGGCCTGGAATGGAGCGTTTCTATCATGGCTGACTATGTTCATCTTAGTCCAGGCTATCTGCAATCATTATATAAGACCACATTTGGCATCTCCTGTATGGAAGATGTCATTCAATCCAGAATTCGTCTCGCCAAAGAAAGACTGATCCATGGCCAGTCCAGAATTTCAGACATCAGTGAACTTTGCGGTTATCGGAATGTGGAGCATTTCTCCAGGCAATTCAGACAAGTGGTCGGCTGTACACCGCGCAGTTATCGCAGATCCATCATGTCTCCGTCCTAA
- a CDS encoding extracellular solute-binding protein: protein MRITVLTKTKLVVILLLSACIPTGHTRGYSQQDFIGMDVQAADHEPNFGKYSSPVQVSFVRETGDDLEQMISQLPGETMLDNRWTRLYEQELGIQLQYDWIAKGDVYGQKLGVSLAAGRIPDIVRVNPYQLRQLSNAGLIQDLSEVYQTYASPLAKSILEAEGSGPFDAATIDGKLMAIPETASSIETAQFLWIRTDWLKRLQLHPPVSIEDVLEISKAFTDGDPDGNGQRDTYGLALTNHLWDPVMGAAGLMAGYDAYPNIWIKDAEGKLVYGGIQPEVRKALQVLQKMYLEGQIDPDFSYKKGTNEARLIQNGKIGLLYGEQWTPFMIQSSRESDPKAEWQAFPIPAASGRLAKVPLRTNTWKYFAVRKDYAHPEVIMKLMNLHLETNWGDQAEYETYYNDDSKAVWMLSPVTPFPGTKNLDAYRQIQEANRSGDLSVLQEEALAIQKRIQAYIHEDVESGWGWNQTYGSSGAFSIADGYERNEQLLYDQFTGGITDTMIDRQMILNDLQLEAYLNIILGRPIEEFDQFVTNWKMLGGDQITAEVNAWHDTKNTKTALER, encoded by the coding sequence ATGCGCATCACTGTATTAACCAAAACAAAATTGGTCGTCATTCTACTGCTCAGCGCATGCATACCAACAGGACATACGCGTGGATATTCGCAACAAGACTTTATTGGTATGGATGTGCAGGCTGCGGATCATGAGCCGAATTTTGGAAAATACAGCTCTCCGGTGCAGGTATCTTTTGTCAGAGAAACAGGGGACGATCTGGAACAAATGATCAGCCAGCTGCCCGGGGAGACAATGCTGGACAATCGCTGGACCAGGTTATATGAGCAGGAGTTGGGGATTCAGCTTCAATATGACTGGATTGCCAAAGGAGATGTGTACGGACAGAAGCTGGGCGTCTCTCTTGCTGCCGGACGTATTCCTGACATTGTCAGGGTAAATCCATACCAGCTAAGGCAGTTGAGTAATGCAGGGCTAATTCAGGATCTGTCCGAAGTGTACCAAACCTATGCCTCTCCTCTTGCGAAGAGCATATTGGAAGCAGAAGGAAGTGGTCCGTTTGACGCGGCAACCATTGATGGCAAGTTGATGGCTATACCTGAAACGGCATCCTCCATTGAAACAGCCCAGTTCTTGTGGATCAGAACGGATTGGCTTAAACGCCTGCAACTTCATCCGCCTGTATCAATAGAAGACGTGCTTGAGATTTCGAAAGCGTTTACAGATGGAGACCCCGACGGTAATGGTCAACGGGATACGTACGGACTTGCTTTAACGAATCATTTGTGGGACCCGGTCATGGGAGCTGCCGGCCTGATGGCCGGGTATGATGCATATCCGAATATTTGGATTAAAGATGCGGAGGGCAAGCTCGTATACGGAGGCATACAACCTGAAGTTCGAAAAGCGCTGCAAGTCTTGCAAAAAATGTACCTGGAGGGCCAGATTGACCCCGACTTTAGTTATAAAAAAGGAACAAATGAAGCACGCCTGATCCAGAACGGAAAAATCGGCCTGCTTTATGGTGAACAATGGACTCCTTTTATGATCCAGTCGAGTCGGGAGAGCGATCCAAAAGCCGAATGGCAGGCTTTTCCCATCCCAGCAGCATCCGGTAGATTGGCCAAGGTGCCCCTTCGCACCAATACCTGGAAGTACTTCGCCGTTAGAAAAGATTACGCTCATCCTGAAGTCATCATGAAGCTCATGAATTTGCATTTGGAGACCAACTGGGGCGATCAGGCAGAGTACGAAACCTACTACAATGACGATTCCAAGGCCGTGTGGATGCTCTCGCCAGTCACCCCTTTTCCAGGAACCAAAAACCTGGACGCCTATCGCCAAATTCAGGAAGCGAACCGCTCAGGGGATCTTTCGGTCCTCCAAGAGGAAGCATTGGCTATTCAAAAAAGAATTCAAGCTTACATCCATGAAGACGTGGAGAGCGGTTGGGGATGGAATCAAACCTATGGGTCGTCTGGAGCGTTCAGCATTGCTGATGGCTACGAAAGAAACGAACAGCTGCTATACGATCAATTCACGGGAGGAATTACAGATACGATGATTGATCGACAGATGATACTGAATGATCTCCAGCTTGAAGCCTACCTGAATATTATTTTGGGCAGACCCATAGAAGAGTTCGATCAGTTTGTGACCAATTGGAAAATGTTGGGCGGAGATCAGATCACAGCGGAGGTTAATGCGTGGCACGATACCAAAAATACAAAAACGGCATTGGAACGTTAA